The genomic segment CGCTGAAGCGGTCGAGGACGACATGGTGGTCGTCGCTCCGAGCGGGAACCTCGCTACCTCCCACTGGCGGGGCACGTACGACGCATCGAGCGTCGAGAACGGGACCCTCCAGTTCGCCGACGGGGCCACCCGAACGGCCATCGACGGCCCGACGGACGTGACGGTGTGGCTCTCGTGGGACAGCGCCCACGCCGACGAAGACTACACCGTCGAACTGTACCGCACCGACGGCGCCCGGCCGCGACTGGTCGCCCGCTCCCAGCCGTATCCGGCCGACGACACGCCAAACGAGCGAATCGTCGCTGACGTGTCGCCGGGTCGGTACGCGCTCGTCGTCGCCGGCCCCGACGAACCCACGAACGCCACCGTCCGCCTGCTGTCGCCCACCCACGAGTTCGAACACGTCAGCGAGAGCGGTAGCGTCGTCGCTCCCGGCACCGGCAGTGACGTGCTGACCGTCGGCGCGTACAACAACCGCACGGGCGAGGTGGAGCCGTTCAGTTCGCGGGGACCGACGCTGGACGGCCGGACCGGCGTCGACGTGGTGGCACCGAACCGCCGATACGCGACGCTGACCGAGAACGGGTTCGTCGGGTCCTCGGCCGCGACGTCGTACGTCGGTGGACTGGTCGCGCTGTTACTCGACGCCGACCCGTCGCTGTCACCGTCACACGCCGAGTTGCTCGTCGAGCTCACCGCGACAGACATCGGCCGACCCGGCGTGGACTACGCCTCGGGCCACGGCGTCGTCGCCCCGGTCAACGCCGTCGGTGCGGCCGCAAACGGGACCGGTTAAATCGGATTTTAAGCCTGCCAAACGGCTATAGGAACGGCGACGTGAGCCACGTCCAGTGACAATGTCGGGACTCATCGACCGGATTCAGGAGCGAACGGGGTCGCCGAAGGAACGACCCCGAGTGCTCGATGTCGACGACTCGGACACCGACGCAGTGCTCGATGCGCTCTCCTCGGACACCGGCCGAGAACTGTACCGGACGCTGTTCGACGAACCCGGGACTGCCTCGGAAATCGCACGGCGCTGTGACACTTCCGTCCAGAACGTCCACTACCACATCTCGAACCTCGAGGCCGCCGAACTCGTCGAACCGATCGAGACGGTGTACTCCGAGAAGGGCAACGAGATGACCGTGTACGGGCCGGCGAGCGACCCGCTCGTACTGGTCGGGAACCGGGGTCTGTACGCGCAGGTCCAGCAGTCAATCACCGACATCGTGGCCGGTATCGGCCTGCTGGCGATGGCGAGCCTCCTCGTCCAGTGGGGCGCCGAACGCATCGCCGGCCGGCCCGGCGGGAGCGGGGCGCTGGGTCCGGCCAGTCCCACGTCCCCACAGACGGACCCCACTGGTTCCGTCCCGTGGCTGGTGTTCGGCGTCCTCGAACCCGGTCTGCTCTTTTTCTGTGGCAGCCTTGCGCTCCTCGGCGTCGCGGCGCTCGCGGCCCGACGGCTGTCGCACTGAGGTGGCGAGATGCGGGGGGTCACGACAACAGCGTTCTGACGACCAGAGTGACCCCGCCGATAGCGAGCAGGCCGCCCACCGCAATCGCAGCCGTTCCCGCGTTCAGTAACCCCGTCGACCTCCCGCTGGTCACGCGTTCGGTCGTCACCGCCAGCGCCGCGTCGGCCGCGGTCGAGACGTTCCCGGACTGCAGCGAGAGGGTCGCAGCCGCGTCCGCCTCGCTCGTGACGTTCGGA from the Halomicroarcula saliterrae genome contains:
- a CDS encoding ArsR/SmtB family transcription factor, whose amino-acid sequence is MSGLIDRIQERTGSPKERPRVLDVDDSDTDAVLDALSSDTGRELYRTLFDEPGTASEIARRCDTSVQNVHYHISNLEAAELVEPIETVYSEKGNEMTVYGPASDPLVLVGNRGLYAQVQQSITDIVAGIGLLAMASLLVQWGAERIAGRPGGSGALGPASPTSPQTDPTGSVPWLVFGVLEPGLLFFCGSLALLGVAALAARRLSH
- a CDS encoding S8 family serine peptidase, whose protein sequence is MADTRRVALLVAAVVAVFTVVIAVVATSTPPAGPPSDGTAVAATGGFERIHDRGLTGSNVSVGVVDVTGFNTGSTALSDQLRAARAFGTGSLDAGSTHGTAAATVVARIAPDSELYLASVGGIGDYERAVEWLRQQDVDVVVTTVSFYGRPGDGGGTVGRVTAEAVEDDMVVVAPSGNLATSHWRGTYDASSVENGTLQFADGATRTAIDGPTDVTVWLSWDSAHADEDYTVELYRTDGARPRLVARSQPYPADDTPNERIVADVSPGRYALVVAGPDEPTNATVRLLSPTHEFEHVSESGSVVAPGTGSDVLTVGAYNNRTGEVEPFSSRGPTLDGRTGVDVVAPNRRYATLTENGFVGSSAATSYVGGLVALLLDADPSLSPSHAELLVELTATDIGRPGVDYASGHGVVAPVNAVGAAANGTG